One window of the Triticum dicoccoides isolate Atlit2015 ecotype Zavitan chromosome 3B, WEW_v2.0, whole genome shotgun sequence genome contains the following:
- the LOC119278708 gene encoding cytochrome c oxidase subunit 3-like codes for MIESQRHSYHLVDPSPWPISGSLGALATTVGGVMYMHSFQGGATLLSLGLIFILYTMFVWWRDVLRESTLEGHHTKAVQLGPRYGSILFIVSEVMFLFAFFWASSHTSLAPTVEIGGIWPPKGIGVLDPWEIPLLNTPILPSSGAAVTWAHHAILAGKEKRAVYALVATVSLALVSTGFQGMEYYQAPSTISDCLYGSTFFLATGFHGFHVIIDTLFLIVCSIRQYLGQMTKKHHVGFEAAAWYWHFVDVVRLFPFVSIYWWGGI; via the coding sequence ATGATTGAATCTCAGAGGCATTCTTATCATTTGGTAGATCCAAGTCCATGGCCTATTTCGGGTTCACTCGGAGCTTTGGCAACCACCGTAGGAGGTGTGATGTACATGCACTCATTTCAAGGGGGTGCAACACTTCTCAGTTTGGGCCTAATATTTATCCTTTATACCATGTTCGTATGGTGGCGGGATGTTCTACGTGAATCCACATTGGAAGGGCATCATACAAAAGCTGTACAATTAGGACCTCGATATGGTTCTATTCTCTTCATAGTCTCGGAGGTTATGTTCCTTTTTGCTTTTTTTTGGGCTTCTTCTCATACTTCTTTGGCACCTACGGTAGAGATCGGAGGTATTTGGCCCCCAAAAGGGATTGGGGTTTTAGATCCTTGGGAAATCCCTCTTCTTAATACCCCTATTCTCCCTTCATCCGGAGCTGCCGTAACTTGGGCTCATCATGCTATACTCGCGGGGAAGGAAAAACGAGCAGTTTACGCTTTAGTAGCAACCGTTTCACTGGCTCTAGTATCCACTGGCTTTCAAGGAATGGAATATTACCAAGCACCCTCCACTATTTCGGATTGTCTTTATGGTTCTACCTTTTTCTTAGCAACTGGCTTTCATGGTTTTCATGTGATTATAGATACTCTTTTCTTGATCGTATGTAGTATTCGTCAATATCTTGGTCAGATGACCAAGAAGCATCACGTTGGCTTTGAAGCAGCTGCATGGTACTGGCATTTTGTAGACGTGGTTCGGTTATTCCCATTTGTCTCTATCTATTGGTGGGGAGGTATATGA
- the LOC119278706 gene encoding ATP synthase subunit a-like: MRFLSTDMKDRNMLFAAITTNQPIRSKCSRLPDLHDFFPTNISQNFAITPNLDITPTPERIAGVTIVLQIEEYLGQNESEQGAVNLARTVLGARHRNGETWQGILEDIRAGGGMDNFIQNLPGAYPETPLDQFAIIPIIDLHVGNFYLSFTNELLYMLLTVVLVVFLFFVVTKKGGGKSVPNAWQSLVELIYDFVLNLVNEQIGGLSGNVKQKFFPRISVTFTFSLFRNPQGMIPFSFTVTSHFLITLALSFSIFIGITIVGFQRHGLHFFSFLLPAGVPLPLAPFLVLLELISYCFRALSLGIRLFANMMAGHSLVKILSGFAWTMLFLNNIFYFIGDLGPLFIVLALTGLELGVAISQAHVSTISICIYLNDATNLHQNESFHN, from the coding sequence ATGAGATTTCTTTCTACGGATATGAAGGATAGAAATATGCTATTTGCTGCTATTACAACGAATCAACCAATTCGTAGTAAGTGTTCCCGTCTTCCCGATCTACATGATTTTTTCCCAACCAACATCTCTCAGAACTTTGCTATAACGCCAAACTTGGATATAACGCCAACGCCTGAGCGAATTGCCGGCGTCACAATAGTTTTACAAATAGAAGAGTATTTGGGCCAAAATGAGTCCGAACAGGGAGCAGTCAATTTAGCTAGAACAGTATTGGGAGCCCGCCACCGAAATGGCGAAACTTGGCAGGGCATATTAGAGGATATTCGGGCGGGTGGTGGTATGGATAATTTTATCCAGAATCTGCCTGGTGCCTACCCGGAAACCCCATTGGATCAATTTGCCATTATCCCAATAATTGATCTTCATGTGGGCAACTTTTATTTATCATTTACAAATGAACTCTTGTATATGCTGCTCACTGTCGTTTTggtcgtttttcttttttttgttgttaCGAAAAAGGGAGGTGGAAAGTCAGTGCCAAATGCATGGCAATCCTTGGTCGAGCTTATTTATGATTTCGTGCTGAACCTGGTAAACGAACAAATAGGTGGTCTTTCCGGAAATGTGAAACAAAAGTTTTTCCCTCGCATCTCGGTCACTTTTACTTTTTCGTTATTTCGTAATCCCCAGGGTATGATACCCTTTAGCTTCACAGTGACAAGTCATTTTCTCATTACTTTGGctctttcattttccatttttatagGCATTACGATCGTTGGATTTCAAAGACATGGGCTTCATTTTTTTAGCTTCTTATTACCTGCGGGAGTCCCACTGCCGTTAGCACCTTTCTTAGTACTCCTTGAGCTAATCTCTTATTGTTTTCGTGCATTAAGCTTAGGAATACGTTTATTTGCTAATATGATGGCCGGTCATAGTTTAGTAAAGATTTTAAGTGGGTTTGCTTGGACTATGCTATTTCTGAATAATATTTTCTATTTCATAGGAGATCTTGGTCCCTTATTTATAGTTCTAGCATTAACCGGTCTGGAATTAGGTGTAGCTATATCACAAGCTCATGTTTCTACGATCTCAATTTGTATTTACTTGAATGATGCTACAAATCTCCATCAAAATGAGTCATTTCATAATTGA